The Bosea sp. AS-1 region GCGCGGCCAGCGCCTGATCGAGTGGGATCCCTATTCCCGCCCGATCCTGGCGGAAGTCGACGGCAAGGTCGGCTTCGAGGACCTCGTCGACGGCATGTCGATGACCGAGACGACCGACGAGGCGACCGGCATCTCCAAGCGCGTCGTGATCGACTGGCGCGGCTCGGCCCGCACGGCCGACCTCAAGCCGGCGATGACGATCATGGGTGCGGACGGCAAGATCGCGAAGCTCGCCCGTGGTGGCGATGCCCGCTACATCCTGCCGGTCGACGGCATCATCTCGGTCGAGCCGGGCTCGACCGTGAAGGCCGGCGACGTGCTCGCCCGTGTCTCGACCGACTCGGCCAAGACCCGCGACATCACCGGCGGTCTGCCGCGCGTCGCGGAACTGTTCGAGGCGCGTCGTCCGAAGGATGCGGCGATCATCGCCGAGAAGTCGGGCGTCATCGGCTTCGGGAAGGACTACAAGAACAAGCGTCGCGTCACCCTGACGCCGCACGATGGTTCGGACGTGGTCGAGTACCTGATCCCGAAGGGCAAGCACATCCATCTCCAGGACGGCGACGTCGTGGAGGTCGGCGACTACATCCTCGACGGCAACCCGGCCCCGCACGACATCCTGGCGATCAAGGGTGTCGAGGAGCTGGCGGCTTATCTGGTGAACGAGATCCAGGAGGTCTATCGCCTCCAGGGCGTCGGCATCAACGACAAGCACATCGAGGTCATCGTCCGGCAGATGCTGCAGAAGGTCGAGATCACGGAGTCGGGAGACACCGACATCCTGACCGGCGACCAGGTCGATCGCGTCGAGCTCGAGGAAATCAACGCGAAGATGCGCGAGGAGGGCAAGAAGCCGGCTTCCGGCGTGCCGGTCCTGCTCGGCATCACCAAGGCCTCGCTGCAGACCCGCTCGTTCATCTCGGCGGCGTCCTTCCAGGAGACCACCCGCGTCCTCACCGAGGCGGCGGTCAACGGCAAGTCGGACCTGCTCGAGGGCCTCAAGGAGAACGTCATCGTCGGCTCGCTCATCCCGGCCGGCACCGGCGCCCAGGTCGCCCGCATCAAGCAGGTGGCGACTCGCCGCGACGATCTCATCATCGGCCAGAAGGCGGATGCGGCGGCCAAGGCTGCTGCCGAAGCCGCGGCGGTCCTGCCGGCTGCCGAGTAAGGCCCACGGTTCACGCAATGATTGGAAAGGCCGCCCCGTCCGGGCGGCCTTTTTCTTGCGCGGAGGGGCGGGCGAGGGCGCAGCCGACCGAAACCCCGCAAAACCCGCCGTTTTCGGCGGTTTCGGGCTTGACGCGAATCTCCGGTTGAGTCATAAGCGCGCCACTGTCGACGGCTGTCGGACACGTTTGTCGCTTGCGCATGGTTCGCGAGCGAGGTTCGCGACCGAAACTCCGTCGGAATTCCAGCGTCGAATGACGACATGGCAGGATGCAGGAACGCGGGGCTTTTCCGTGTTCCTCTGCTGGCGAACGCGCCTGAGGCCCCTTGAAGGGCGCCGATGGCGCGGCTTCGTTTATGTCATGGCTTTGCTCGGCCTGGGAGATTTGACCAGGAATTTCCAAACGCTCAGTGGGGCGAGAGGCCAGAATGCCGACAATCAGCCAGCTCATCCGCAAGCCGCGGTCGCCCGTGAAGGCGCGTAACACCGCCCCGGCGCTCGAGTCGTGCCCGCAGAAGCGCGGCGTCTGCACGCGCGTCTATACGACGACCCCGAAGAAGCCGAACTCGGCGCTTCGTAAGGTTGCCAAGGTTCGTCTCACCAACGGCTTCGAGGTGATCGGTTACATCCCGGGTGAAGGTCACAACCTTCAGGAGCACTCGGTGGTGATGATCCGCGGCGGCCGCGTGAAGGACCTTCCCGGCGTGCGCTATCACATCCTGCGCGGTGTGCTCGACACGCAGGGCGTCAAGAACCGCAAGCAGCGCCGTTCGAAGTACGGCGCGAAGCGTCCGAAGTAATTTTCTGCCAGGCCGGCGGGGTCTTCCGACCCGAGCCGGTCCGCAGCGTTCCAGATTGACCGGAGACTAGACGATGTCCCGCCGCCACAGTGCCGAAAAGCGCGAAGTTATCCCGGACCCGAAGTTCGGCGATATCGTCGTGACCAAGTTCATGAACTCGGTCATGTACGAAGGTAAGAAGTCGACCGCCGAGCGGATCGTCTACGGTGCCTTCGACATCATCGAGGCGAAGACCAAGAGCGAGCCGCTCGGCGTCTTCAAGTCGGCGCTCGAGAACGTTGCTCCGGCGATCGAGGTCCGTTCCCGTCGCGTCGGTGGTGCGACCTATCAGGTTCCGGTCGAAGTCCGTACCGAGCGCCGCCAGGCTCTCGCGATCCGCTGGCTGATCGCGGCTGCCCGTGGCCGTAACGACAAGACCATGGTGGAGCGCCTGTCGGCCGAGCTGATGGATGCCGCCAACAACCGCGGCAACGCCGTCAAGAAGCGTGAAGACACGCACCGGATGGCGGAAGCCAACCGCGCCTTCTCGCACTACCGCTGGTAAGCGGCGCGCTGACCCGAGACACAGAGCACGATCATGGCCCGTTCCCATCCCATCGACCGTTATCGCAACTTCGGCATCATGGCCCACATCGATGCCGGCAAGACGACGACGACCGAGCGCATCCTCTACTACACCGGCAAGTCCCATAAGATCGGCGAAGTCCACGACGGCGCCGCGACCATGGACTGGATGACGCAGGAGCAGGAGCGTGGCATCACGATCACCTCGGCTGCGACGACCTGCTTCTGGCGCGACAACCGCCTGAACATCATCGACACCCCCGGCCACGTCGACTTCACCATCGAAGTCGAGCGTTCGCTGCGCGTGCTCGACGGTGCGGTCTGCGTGCTCGACGGCAACCAGGGCGTCGAGCCCCAGACCGAGACGGTCTGGCGTCAGGCCGACAAGTACGACGTCCCGCGCGTCGTCTTCGTCAACAAGATGGACAAGATCGGCGCCGATTTCTATCGCTGCGTCCAGGACATCATCGACCGCGTCGCCGGCAAGCCCGTCTGCTTGCAGATTCCGATCGGTTCCGAATCCGACTTCGTCGGCGTCGTCGACCTCGTGAAGATGAAGGCGATCGTCTGGAACGGCGAGGCGCTCGGCGCTTCCTTCGACGAGAAGGACATCCCGGCCGATCTCGCCGACAAGGCTGCCGAGTATCGCTCGAAGCTCGTCGAGGCCGCCGTCGAGATGGACGACGCCGCGATGGAGGCTTACCTCGAAGGCACCGAGCCTGACGCCGACACGCTGCGTCGCCTGATCCGCACCGCGGTTCAGCGTCGCGCCTTCCACCCCGTGCTCTGCGGCTCGTCCTTCAAGAACAAGGGCGTGCAGCCGCTGCTCGACGCCGTCGTCGACTATCTGCCGTCGCCGGTGGATCGTGGCGCGGTCGAAGGCATCGACTTCAAGACCGAGGAGCCGACCACCCGCAACCCGAGCGACGCCGACCCCTTCGCGATGCTCGCGTTCAAGATCATGGACGACCCCTTCGTCGGCACGATCACCTTCTGCCGCGTCTATTCGGGCAAGGTCGAAGCCGGTCAGAGCGTCATCAACTCGACCCGCGACAAGAAGGAGCGCGTCGGTCGCATGCTGCTGATGCATGCGAACAACCGCGAGGACATCAAGGAGGCTTATGCCGGTGACATCGTCGCCCTGGCCGGCCTCAAGGACGTCCGTACCGGCGATACGCTCTGCGACCCCGTCAACGCGGTCATCCTGGAGCGCATGGAGTTCCCCGAGCCGGTCATCACGATCGCGATCGAGCCGAAGTCCAAGGCCGACCAGGAGAAGCTGGGCCTCGCCCTGTCGAAGCTCGCGAACGAGGATCCGTCCTTCCGCGTGTCGACCGACCAGGAGAGCGGCCAGACCATCCTGAAGGGCATGGGCGAGCTGCATCTCGACATCAAGGTCGACATCCTGAAGCGCACCTACAAGGTCGATGCCAATATCGGCGCGCCGCAGGTCGCCTATCGCGAGACGATCACCAAGAAGGTCGACATCGACTACACCCACAAGAAGCAGACCGGCGGCACGGGTCAGTTCGCCCGTGTCAAGTTCACGGTCGAGCCGAACGAGACCGGCAAGGGCTTCGAGTTCGAGTCGAAGATCGTCGGCGGCGCGGTGCCGAAGGAGTACATCCCGGGCGTCGAGAAGGGCCTGCAGTCGGTCATCTCGTCCGGCGTGCTCGCCGGCTTCCCGGTGGTGGACGTCAAGGTCTCGCTGATCGACGGTGCCTTCCACGAGGTCGACTCGTCGGCCCTGGCCTTCGAAATCGCCTCGCGCGCCGGTCTTCGCGAAGGCCTGCAGAAGGCTGGCTCGGTCCTGCTCGAGCCGATCATGAAGGTCGAGGTCGTGACCCCGGAAGACTATACCGGCTCGGTCATCGGCGACCTGAACTCGCGTCGTGGCCAGATCCAGGGCCAGGACATGCGCGGCAACGCCGTCGTGATCAACGCGATGGTGCCGCTGGCGAACATGTTCGGCTACGTCAACCAGCTGCGCTCGTTCTCGCAAGGCCGCGCGAACTATACGATGCAGTTCGACCATTATGAGCAGGTTCCGTCGGCGGTCGCCGCCGAGGTCCAGGCCAAGTACGCCTGACCAGAACCTTCGACTGAACACTGAGAGATTGAACGGAGGCTACGATGGCCAAAGAGAAGTTTTCGCGGACGAAGCCGCACTGCAACATTGGAACGATTGGTCACGTTGACCATGGCAAGACGTCACTGACGGCTGCGATCACGAAGGTTCTGGCTGAGTCTGGCGGTGCGTCGTTCACGGCGTATGACCAGATCGACAAGGCGCCCGAGGAGAAGGCCCGCGGCATCACGATCTCGACGGCGCACGTCGAGTACGAGACGCCGAACCGTCACTACGCGCATGTCGACTGCCCCGGCCACGCCGACTATGTGAAGAACATGATCACGGGCGCGGCGCAGATGGACGGCGCGATCCTGGTGGTGTCGGCGGCGGACGGCCCGATGCCGCAGACCCGCGAGCACATCCTGCTGGCGCGCCAGGTCGGCGTTCCGGCGCTGGTGGTGTTCATGAACAAGGTCGACCTGGTCGACGACGCGGAGCTGCTCGAGCTGGTCGAGATGGAGATCCGCGAGCTTCTGTCGAAGTACGACTTCCCCGGCGACGACATCCCGATCACCAAGGGCTCGGCGAAGGCTGCGCTGGACAACGTCACGCCGGAGATCGGCCATGACGCGGTGATCGCGCTGATGAAGACGGTGGACGACTACATCCCGCAGCCGGAGCGTCCGGTCGACCAGCCGTTCCTGATGCCGGTCGAAGACGTGTTCTCGATCTCGGGTCGCGGCACGGTGGTGACGGGTCGCGTCGAGCGCGGCATCGTGAAGGTCGGCGAGGAAATCGAGATCGTCGGGCTGAAGGACACGCAGAAGACGACGGTGACCGGCGTCGAGATGTTCCGCAAGCTGCTGGACCAGGGCCAGGCTGGCGACAACATCGGCGCGCTGCTGCGCGGCACGAAGCGCGAGGACGTCGAGCGCGGCCAGGTGCTGTGCAAGCCGGGCTCGGTGAAGCCGCACACGAAGTTCAAGGCCGAGGCCTACATCCTGACGAAGGAAGAGGGTGGCCGTCACACGCCGTTCTTCACCAACTACCGCCCGCAGTTCTACTTCCGCACGACGGACGTGACCGGCGTGGTCTCGCTGCCGGAAGGCACGGAGATGGTGATGCCGGGCGACAACATCTCGATGGAGGTGACGCTGATCGCCCCGATCGCGATGGAAGAGAAGCTGCGCTTCGCCATCCGCGAAGGCGGCCGCACCGTCGGCGCAGGCGTCGTCGCTTCGATCATCGCGTAACGCGTTTTCGTGAGGGGCGAGGGCTCTTCGGGGCCTTCGCCTTTTCACGTCACGGAGAAAATAGACCATGAACGGTCAGAACATTCGGATCCGCCTTAAGGCGTTCGATCACCGTGTCCTCGACGCTTCGACCCGCGAGATCGTGTCGACCGCGAAGCGGACGGGCGCCCAGGTCCGCGGACCGATCCCGCTGCCCACGCTCATCGAGAAGTTCACGGTCAACCGCTCGCCCCACATCGACAAGAAGTCGCGCGAGCAGTTCGAGATGCGGACCCACAAGCGGGTTCTCGATATCGTCGATCCGACCCCCCAGACGGTCGACGCTCTCATGAAGCTCGATCTCGCCGCCGGTGTCGACGTCGAAATCAAGCTTTAAGTCGGAGATGGTCTGAAGGACGAACCGGTATCCGTTTCGTCCGATCATCTTCGGATCCGATTAAACGGGTCCTCTGTTTCCGGCGACCCCGGATGGACATGACCCCAAGAGAAGGTATGCACCGATGCGTTCCGGTGTGATTGCACAGAAAGTCGGGATGACCCGCATCTTCACGGATGCCGGCGAGCACATTCCCGTCACCGTGCTGAAGCTCGACAACTGCCAGGTGGTCGCGCATCGCACGATCGAGAAGAACGGCTATTCCGCCGTGCAGCTCGGGTCGGGCTTGGCCAAGGTCAAGAACGTCTCGAAGGCGCAGCGCGGCCATTTCGCCGTCGCCAAGGTCGAGCCGAAGCAGAAGATCGTCGAGTTCCGCGTCAGCGATGACGCGCTGATCCCGGTCGGCGCCGAGCTCACCGCGGACCACTTCGTCGTCGGCCAGTTCGTCGACGTCTCCGGCACCACCACCGGCAAGGGCTTCGCCGGCGGCATGAAGCGCTGGAACTTCGGTGGTCTGCGCGCCACGCACGGTGTTTCGGTGTCGCATCGCTCGATCGGTTCGACCGGTGGCCGTCAGGACCCGGGCAAGACCTTCAAGAACAAGAAGATGCCGGGCCATCTCGGTGCCGAGCGCGTGACCACGCAGAACCTGCGCGTCGTCCAGACGGATGTCGAGCGCGGCCTGATCCTCGTCGAGGGCGCCGTTCCCGGCGTCGCCGGCGGCTGGATCCATGTCCGTGACGCCGTCAAGCGCGCTCTGCCGAAGGATGCGCCGCTGCCGGGCAAGTTCAAGGTTGCCGGCGAGGCAAAGGCAGAGGCTCCTGCGGCCCAGGCTGAGGAGAACGCGTGATGAAGTTCGATATCACCACTCTCGAGGGCAAATCGGCCGGTTCGGTCGAGCTGTCGGATACCGTGTTCGGCCTCGAGCCGCGCGCCGACCTGCTCGCCCGCATGGTCCGCTACCAGCTCGCCAAGCGCCGCGCCGGGACCCATAAGTCCAAGGGCCGCTCGGAAGTCGACCGCACCCGCAAGAAGATCTACAAGCAGAAGGGCACCGGCGGCGCTCGCCACGGCGCGGCTTCGGCTCCGCAGTTCCGCGGCGGCGGCAAGGCTTTCGGTCCGGTCGTGCGCGACCACGCCCATGAGCTGCCGAAGAAGGTCCGTGCGCTGGCTCTGCGCCACGCGCTCTCGGCCAAGGCGAAGGATGCCGGCATCATCGTCATCGACGATGCCAAGCTCGCCGAGCCGAAGACCAAGGTGCTGCTGGGCCATTTCGGCAAGCTCGACCTGTCGAGCGCGCTGATCGTCGGCGGCGCCGAGATCGATACGAACTTCGGCCTGGCCGCTCGCTCGATCCCCAACGTCGACGTGCTGCCGGTTCAGGGCATCAACGTCTATGACATCCTGCGTCGCGACAAGCTCGTCCTGACGCGCGCGGCTGTCGATGCGCTGGAGGCGCGCTTCAAATGAGCCAGTCCGCCAAGAACCTGGACCCGCGCCACTACGATGTAATCGTGGCGCCGGTCATCACCGAGAAGGCGACCACGCTCTCCGAGCACAACAAGGTCGTGTTCAAGGTTGCGCGCACCGCGACCAAGCCGCAGATCAAGGCGGCGATCGAGAAGCTCTTCGACGTCAAGGTCAAGAGCGTCAACACGATCGTCACCGAAGGCAAGGTCAAGGTCTTCCGTGGCCGCCTCGGCCAGCGCTCGGACGTCAAGAAGGCCGTGGTGACCCTCGAAGAGGGCCACTCGATCGACGTGACCACGGGCCTCTGAGGGAAGGATCGCCATCATGGCTTTGAAACACTTCAAGCCGATCACGCCGAGCCTTCGCCAGCTCGTGATCGTCGACCGCAGCGAGCTCTACAAGGGCAAGCCGGTCAAGAAGCTGACCGAGGGCAAGTCGTCCTCGGGCGGCCGCAACAATCTCGGCCGTATCACCGTCCGCTTCCGCGGCGGTGGCCACAAGCGCACGCTGCGCCTCGTCGACTTCAAGCGTCGTGGCAAGGCCGGCATCCCGGCGACCGTCGAGCGGATCGAGTATGATCCGAACCGCACGGCCTTCATCGCCCTGATCAAGTATCAGGACGGCGAGCAGTCCTACATCCTGGCGCCGCAGCGCCTGGCTGTCGGTGACACCGTGCTGGCCGGCGACAATGTCGACGTGAAGCCCGGCAACGCGGCCCCGATGGGCTCGCTGCCGATCGGCACGATCGTCCACAATGTCGAGCTGAAGATCGGCAAGGGTGGTGCGCTGGCGCGGTCCGCGGGCAACTACGCCCAGATCGTCGGCCGCGACCAGGGCTACGTCATCGTTCGCTTGAACTCGGGCGAGCAGCGCCTGATCTCGGGCCTGTGCTACGCCACCGTCGGCGCCGTCTCGAACCCGGATCACATGAACCGGAACGACGGCAAGGCGGGTCGCTCGCGCTGGCTCGGCCGTCGTCCGCATAACCGCGGCGTCTCGATGAACCCGGTCGACCATCCGCATGGCGGTGGTGAAGGCCGTACCTCCGGTGGCCGTCATCCGGTTACGCCGTGGGGTCTGCCGACCAAGGGCAAGAAGACCCGCTCGAACAAGCGGACCGATACGTTCATCGTGTCGAGCCGTCACGCCCGCAAGAAGAAGAACTGAGGTCCGTCATGGCGCGTTCGCTTTGGAAAGGTCCGTTCGTCGACGGATACCTCCTGAAGAAGGCCGAGGTCGCCAGGACCTCGGGCCGTAATGAAGTCATCAAGATCTGGAGCCGTCGCTCCACGATCCTGCCGCAGTTCGTCGGTCTGACGTTCGGCGTTTACAACGGCCAGAAGCATGTGCCGGTGTCCGTGTCCGAGGAGATGGTGGGTCACAAGTTCGGCGAGTTCTCGCCGACCCGCACCTTCCACGGCCACGCTGCCGACAAGAAGGCGAAGAGGAAGTAAGCCATGGGTAAAGCATCCGCCCCCCGTGCGCTGCCTGAGAACGAAGCGGTTGCGGTCGCCCGCAACCTGCGCGTCTCGCCGCAGAAGCTGAACCTCGTCGCTCAGCTGATCCGTGGCAAGAAGGTCGCGACGGCGCTCGCCGATCTCGAGTTCTCCCGCAAGCGCATCGCGACCGACGTTCGCAAGTGCCTGCAGAGCGCGATCGCCAACGCCGAGAACAACCATGATCTCGACGTCGACGATCTCGTCGTCGCGCAGGCCTTCGTCGGCAAGGCGCTGGTCATGAAGCGTTTCCACGCCCGCGCCCGCGGCCGTGGCGCCCGTATCATGAAGCCGTTCTCGAACATCACGATCGTGGTGCGCGAGCAGGCTGCTGCCGCGCAGGCCTGAGGAGAGAACGATGGGTCAGAAAATCAATCCGATCGGCCTGCGCCTCGGCATCAACCGTACCTGGGACTCGCGTTGGTTCGCCAACAAGGGCGAGTACGGCAAGCTGCTGCATGAGGACATGGCGATCCGCGCCGCCCTGATGAAGCTGCTGAAGCAGGCTGCCGTCTCGAAGATCATCATCGAGCGTCCGCACAAGAAGTGCCGCGTCACCATCTACTCGGCTCGCCCGGGCGTGGTGATTGGCAAGAAGGGTGCCGACATCGAGAAGCTCCGCAAGGAGGTCACCAAGCTCACCAAGGCCGACGTGACGATCAACATCGTCGAGGTGCGCAAGCCCGAGATCGACGCGACGCTCGTCGCCGACTCGATCGCCCAGCAGCTCGAGCGCCGCGTCGCCTTCCGTCGCGCCATGAAGCGCGCCGTGCAGTCGGCGATGCGTCTCGGCGCCGAGGGCATCCGCATCAACTGCTCGGGCCGCCTCGGTGGCGCCGAGATCGCCCGCCTCGAGTGGTATCGCGAGGGCCGTGTGCCGCTGCACACGCTGCGCGCCGACGTCGATTACGGCACGGCGACCGCCTTCACGACCTACGGGACGTGCGGCATCAAGGTCTGGATCTTCAAGGGCGAGATCCTGGAACACGACCCGATGGCCCAGGACAAGCGCCTCTCCGACGAGGGCGGCCGTTCCGGCGGCCGTGACCGTGATCACCGCGATCGCGATCGTCGCGAGCAGGCTGCGTAAGGCTGATCGAGAAGAGCCATGCTGCAACCAAAACGCACCAAGTTCCGCAAGCAGTTCAAGGGACGCATCCACGGCGTCGCCAAGGGCGGCACGGACCTCAACTTCGGCCAGTTCGGCCTGAAGGCCCAGGAGCCCGAGCGTGTCACCGCCCGGCAGATCGAAGCCGCCCGCCGCGCCATCACCCGCGCGATGAAGCGTGTCGGCCGCGTCTGGATCCGCGTGTTCCCCGACGTGCCGGTTTCGAAGAAGCCGACCGAAGTCCGCATGGGTAAGGGCAAGGGTTCGCCCGAGTTCTGGGCGGCCAAGGTCAAGCCGGGCCGGATCATGTTCGAGCTCGACGGCGTGTCCGAGGAGATCGCCCGCGAGGCGCTCCGTCTCGGCGCCGCCAAGCTGCCGATCAAGACCCGCTTTATCCAGCGCATCGCCGAGTAAGGGAGGGCGAGATGAAGAGCACCAAGCGTCAGTCCGACCTCACCGCGATGAGCACGGACCAGCTCCAGGACGAGCTGCTCAAGCTGAAGAAGGAGCAGTTCAACCTGCGCTTCCAGAAGGCGACGGGCCAGCTCGAGAACACCGCGCGCGTCAACGAGGTGCGCAAGGACATCGCCCGCATCAAGACGCTGCAGCGGTCGAAGACCGTTGCCGCGAGCGCGTGAGGAGAGAAAAATGCCTAAGCGCGTACTGCAGGGCGTCGTCGTCAGCGACAAGCAGAACAAAACTGTTGTGGTGAAGGTCGAGCGGCGTTATACGCACCCGCTCCTCAAGAAAACGGTTCGCCGTACGAAGAACTATCACGCCCATAACGAGGCGGGGACGTTCAAGGTCGGCGACACGGTGTGGATCGAGGAGTCCAAGCCGATTTCCAAGCTGAAAAGCTGGGTTGTCCTCGACGACGCTCCCAAGGCGTAAGTCGGGAACGGCTTCGCCCGGCCCCGAATCAGGGGCAGGGCGGGGCAGGGAAGAAGCCGGGCATGTTCTCCGCAAAGGTGGAAACCACTTTTGCGGATCGTGTTTTGTTTGAGGCCAGGGGGCGATCGACCCCCGTCAGTCGTAGTCCCGGCCAGCGCTGAGGCCGCCCGGGAAACCGCCTGATACTATTTGGAAGGATCAAGGCCATGATCCAGGTGCAGACGAATCTCGACGTCGCCGACAACTCCGGCGCCCGTCGTGTGATGTGCATCAAGGTTCTCGGCGGGTCGAAGCGCAAGTACGCCGGTGTCGGCGACATCATCGTCGTTTCGATCAAGGAAGCTATCCCGCGCGGCCGCGTGAAGAAGGGCGACGTCATGAAGGCGGTCGTCGTGCGCACCGCCAAGGACGTCAAGCGCCCCGACGGTTCGGTGATCCGCTTCGACCGCAATGCGGCCGTGCTGATCAACAACCAGAAGGAGCCGGTCGGCACCCGTATCTTCGGACCGGTTCCGCGCGAGCTGCGCGCCAAGAACCACATGAAGATCATCTCGCTGGCGCCGGAGGTGCTGTGATGGCTGCGAAGATCAAGAAGGGCGACAAGGTCGTCGTGCTCGCCGGCCGCGACAAGGGCAAGGCGGGTGAGGTTCTCCAGGTCCTGCCGAAGGACGGCCGTGCCGTCGTTCGTGGCGTCAACCTGGTGAAGCGCCACACCAAGCAGTCCCCGCAGTCCGAGGGCGGCATCATCAGCAAGGAAGCGACGATCGACCTGTCGAACATCGCCATCGCCGATCCGAAGGACGGCAAGGCGACCCGCGTCGGTTTCAAGGTGCTCGATGACGGCCGCAAGGTTCGTTTCGCC contains the following coding sequences:
- the rpsL gene encoding 30S ribosomal protein S12; this encodes MPTISQLIRKPRSPVKARNTAPALESCPQKRGVCTRVYTTTPKKPNSALRKVAKVRLTNGFEVIGYIPGEGHNLQEHSVVMIRGGRVKDLPGVRYHILRGVLDTQGVKNRKQRRSKYGAKRPK
- the rpsG gene encoding 30S ribosomal protein S7; translation: MSRRHSAEKREVIPDPKFGDIVVTKFMNSVMYEGKKSTAERIVYGAFDIIEAKTKSEPLGVFKSALENVAPAIEVRSRRVGGATYQVPVEVRTERRQALAIRWLIAAARGRNDKTMVERLSAELMDAANNRGNAVKKREDTHRMAEANRAFSHYRW
- the fusA gene encoding elongation factor G, with the translated sequence MARSHPIDRYRNFGIMAHIDAGKTTTTERILYYTGKSHKIGEVHDGAATMDWMTQEQERGITITSAATTCFWRDNRLNIIDTPGHVDFTIEVERSLRVLDGAVCVLDGNQGVEPQTETVWRQADKYDVPRVVFVNKMDKIGADFYRCVQDIIDRVAGKPVCLQIPIGSESDFVGVVDLVKMKAIVWNGEALGASFDEKDIPADLADKAAEYRSKLVEAAVEMDDAAMEAYLEGTEPDADTLRRLIRTAVQRRAFHPVLCGSSFKNKGVQPLLDAVVDYLPSPVDRGAVEGIDFKTEEPTTRNPSDADPFAMLAFKIMDDPFVGTITFCRVYSGKVEAGQSVINSTRDKKERVGRMLLMHANNREDIKEAYAGDIVALAGLKDVRTGDTLCDPVNAVILERMEFPEPVITIAIEPKSKADQEKLGLALSKLANEDPSFRVSTDQESGQTILKGMGELHLDIKVDILKRTYKVDANIGAPQVAYRETITKKVDIDYTHKKQTGGTGQFARVKFTVEPNETGKGFEFESKIVGGAVPKEYIPGVEKGLQSVISSGVLAGFPVVDVKVSLIDGAFHEVDSSALAFEIASRAGLREGLQKAGSVLLEPIMKVEVVTPEDYTGSVIGDLNSRRGQIQGQDMRGNAVVINAMVPLANMFGYVNQLRSFSQGRANYTMQFDHYEQVPSAVAAEVQAKYA
- the tuf gene encoding elongation factor Tu, encoding MAKEKFSRTKPHCNIGTIGHVDHGKTSLTAAITKVLAESGGASFTAYDQIDKAPEEKARGITISTAHVEYETPNRHYAHVDCPGHADYVKNMITGAAQMDGAILVVSAADGPMPQTREHILLARQVGVPALVVFMNKVDLVDDAELLELVEMEIRELLSKYDFPGDDIPITKGSAKAALDNVTPEIGHDAVIALMKTVDDYIPQPERPVDQPFLMPVEDVFSISGRGTVVTGRVERGIVKVGEEIEIVGLKDTQKTTVTGVEMFRKLLDQGQAGDNIGALLRGTKREDVERGQVLCKPGSVKPHTKFKAEAYILTKEEGGRHTPFFTNYRPQFYFRTTDVTGVVSLPEGTEMVMPGDNISMEVTLIAPIAMEEKLRFAIREGGRTVGAGVVASIIA
- the rpsJ gene encoding 30S ribosomal protein S10 codes for the protein MNGQNIRIRLKAFDHRVLDASTREIVSTAKRTGAQVRGPIPLPTLIEKFTVNRSPHIDKKSREQFEMRTHKRVLDIVDPTPQTVDALMKLDLAAGVDVEIKL
- the rplC gene encoding 50S ribosomal protein L3, translating into MRSGVIAQKVGMTRIFTDAGEHIPVTVLKLDNCQVVAHRTIEKNGYSAVQLGSGLAKVKNVSKAQRGHFAVAKVEPKQKIVEFRVSDDALIPVGAELTADHFVVGQFVDVSGTTTGKGFAGGMKRWNFGGLRATHGVSVSHRSIGSTGGRQDPGKTFKNKKMPGHLGAERVTTQNLRVVQTDVERGLILVEGAVPGVAGGWIHVRDAVKRALPKDAPLPGKFKVAGEAKAEAPAAQAEENA
- the rplD gene encoding 50S ribosomal protein L4 codes for the protein MKFDITTLEGKSAGSVELSDTVFGLEPRADLLARMVRYQLAKRRAGTHKSKGRSEVDRTRKKIYKQKGTGGARHGAASAPQFRGGGKAFGPVVRDHAHELPKKVRALALRHALSAKAKDAGIIVIDDAKLAEPKTKVLLGHFGKLDLSSALIVGGAEIDTNFGLAARSIPNVDVLPVQGINVYDILRRDKLVLTRAAVDALEARFK
- a CDS encoding 50S ribosomal protein L23, whose translation is MSQSAKNLDPRHYDVIVAPVITEKATTLSEHNKVVFKVARTATKPQIKAAIEKLFDVKVKSVNTIVTEGKVKVFRGRLGQRSDVKKAVVTLEEGHSIDVTTGL
- the rplB gene encoding 50S ribosomal protein L2 → MALKHFKPITPSLRQLVIVDRSELYKGKPVKKLTEGKSSSGGRNNLGRITVRFRGGGHKRTLRLVDFKRRGKAGIPATVERIEYDPNRTAFIALIKYQDGEQSYILAPQRLAVGDTVLAGDNVDVKPGNAAPMGSLPIGTIVHNVELKIGKGGALARSAGNYAQIVGRDQGYVIVRLNSGEQRLISGLCYATVGAVSNPDHMNRNDGKAGRSRWLGRRPHNRGVSMNPVDHPHGGGEGRTSGGRHPVTPWGLPTKGKKTRSNKRTDTFIVSSRHARKKKN
- the rpsS gene encoding 30S ribosomal protein S19 → MARSLWKGPFVDGYLLKKAEVARTSGRNEVIKIWSRRSTILPQFVGLTFGVYNGQKHVPVSVSEEMVGHKFGEFSPTRTFHGHAADKKAKRK
- the rplV gene encoding 50S ribosomal protein L22, which encodes MGKASAPRALPENEAVAVARNLRVSPQKLNLVAQLIRGKKVATALADLEFSRKRIATDVRKCLQSAIANAENNHDLDVDDLVVAQAFVGKALVMKRFHARARGRGARIMKPFSNITIVVREQAAAAQA
- the rpsC gene encoding 30S ribosomal protein S3 codes for the protein MGQKINPIGLRLGINRTWDSRWFANKGEYGKLLHEDMAIRAALMKLLKQAAVSKIIIERPHKKCRVTIYSARPGVVIGKKGADIEKLRKEVTKLTKADVTINIVEVRKPEIDATLVADSIAQQLERRVAFRRAMKRAVQSAMRLGAEGIRINCSGRLGGAEIARLEWYREGRVPLHTLRADVDYGTATAFTTYGTCGIKVWIFKGEILEHDPMAQDKRLSDEGGRSGGRDRDHRDRDRREQAA
- the rplP gene encoding 50S ribosomal protein L16; its protein translation is MLQPKRTKFRKQFKGRIHGVAKGGTDLNFGQFGLKAQEPERVTARQIEAARRAITRAMKRVGRVWIRVFPDVPVSKKPTEVRMGKGKGSPEFWAAKVKPGRIMFELDGVSEEIAREALRLGAAKLPIKTRFIQRIAE
- the rpmC gene encoding 50S ribosomal protein L29; amino-acid sequence: MKSTKRQSDLTAMSTDQLQDELLKLKKEQFNLRFQKATGQLENTARVNEVRKDIARIKTLQRSKTVAASA
- the rpsQ gene encoding 30S ribosomal protein S17, with amino-acid sequence MPKRVLQGVVVSDKQNKTVVVKVERRYTHPLLKKTVRRTKNYHAHNEAGTFKVGDTVWIEESKPISKLKSWVVLDDAPKA